From one Alicyclobacillus acidocaldarius subsp. acidocaldarius Tc-4-1 genomic stretch:
- the folB gene encoding dihydroneopterin aldolase — MTHAFDGAFPDQLSLVGMVFYAYHGVYPEERKLGQRFTVDVHMHGDFRRAGEEDDLDYAVNYAAVYDVVRAAVEGEPVRLIEALAERIARRVLAAFPLVGAVEVAVEKPGAPVPGPMETVRAVVRRTR, encoded by the coding sequence ATGACCCATGCGTTTGATGGCGCGTTTCCCGACCAGCTGAGTCTGGTCGGCATGGTTTTCTATGCGTATCACGGCGTGTATCCCGAGGAGCGGAAACTCGGCCAGCGCTTCACCGTGGACGTCCACATGCACGGCGACTTTCGCCGCGCCGGGGAGGAGGACGATCTCGACTACGCCGTCAATTACGCCGCGGTGTACGACGTGGTGCGCGCGGCCGTCGAGGGGGAGCCTGTGCGGCTCATCGAGGCGCTGGCGGAGCGCATCGCGCGCCGAGTGCTCGCCGCCTTCCCCCTGGTGGGCGCCGTCGAGGTTGCCGTCGAAAAGCCGGGAGCGCCCGTGCCGGGGCCGATGGAAACCGTGCGCGCGGTGGTGCGCCGAACGCGCTAG
- a CDS encoding ATP-dependent helicase — MLDVKDILRGLNPEQRDAVTTTSGPLLVVAGAGSGKTSVLTRRIAYLIAHAGVAVHEILAITFTNKAAREMKARIRDLIGPRADDLWMGTFHSICVRILRREADRLGYQPNFTILDAEDQEALVQQCLLDLGYDLKTHDARSIKHRISQWKNEGATRAVNESNPSDLIADRVMELYNKRLFAANAMDFDDLIGHTVRLLEQNDDLREKYQDKFRHVLVDEYQDTNGIQFRLLCLLCAKHRNLCAVGDADQAIYAWRGADSEHMLRFERDFPDAKIVLLTRNYRSTQEILDAANSVIAHNPRRRPKELRSTRGHGDKPLVVRLPDGAAEAQYVAEAIEEHVRNGGRYEDCAVLYRANAQSRVVEEKLLERAIPYTVVGGMTFYDRREVKDVLAYLRVLVNPQDEISLLRIINRPKRGLGDTAVDRLLEFAHAEGMSLYEALARGEEAGLSERAAEAARQFHASLQELALWMEGMAVSEFLAEVLHATRYREMYLESGKKEDLARVENIDELFSVTRSFDERRGGTVAEFLAEVSLLSDIDKERHRGKGSVRLMTLHASKGLEFPVVFLVGMEEGLFPHARSLDDPMRIEEERNLCYVGLTRAMDRLVLTHAAWRTLYGQTVAREPSRFLAEIREDLVVHVDLAEALEPEVLRPGDRVVHPQHGQGIVLSIESHAGEERVQVMFHPSIGMKWVSKKGLRTDGAVVVQ; from the coding sequence GTGCTTGATGTGAAGGACATCCTACGTGGACTGAATCCCGAGCAGCGGGACGCCGTCACCACCACGAGCGGTCCGCTCCTCGTGGTGGCGGGGGCGGGAAGCGGCAAGACGAGCGTGCTCACGCGGCGCATCGCTTACCTCATCGCGCACGCTGGCGTGGCGGTGCACGAAATTCTCGCCATCACGTTTACGAACAAAGCGGCGCGCGAGATGAAGGCGCGCATTCGCGATCTCATCGGCCCTCGCGCGGACGATCTCTGGATGGGGACGTTTCACAGCATCTGTGTCCGCATTCTGAGGCGCGAGGCGGATAGGCTCGGGTACCAGCCGAATTTCACCATTCTCGACGCCGAAGACCAGGAGGCCCTGGTCCAGCAGTGCTTGCTCGATCTCGGCTACGATCTCAAAACGCACGACGCCCGCTCCATCAAGCACCGCATCTCGCAATGGAAGAACGAGGGCGCCACGCGCGCCGTCAACGAGTCCAACCCGTCGGATCTCATCGCGGATCGGGTGATGGAGCTCTACAATAAGCGCCTTTTCGCTGCGAATGCGATGGACTTTGACGATCTCATCGGTCACACGGTCCGTCTCCTCGAGCAAAACGACGACCTGCGTGAAAAATATCAGGACAAGTTCCGGCATGTGCTCGTGGACGAGTACCAGGACACAAACGGCATCCAGTTCCGCCTGCTTTGCCTTCTCTGTGCGAAGCACCGCAACCTGTGCGCGGTGGGGGATGCGGACCAGGCCATCTACGCCTGGCGCGGCGCGGACAGCGAGCACATGTTGCGGTTCGAGCGGGACTTTCCGGACGCGAAGATCGTGTTGCTCACGCGCAACTACCGCTCGACGCAGGAGATCCTGGACGCGGCGAACAGCGTGATTGCCCACAATCCGCGGAGGCGGCCGAAAGAGCTTCGCTCCACGCGCGGGCATGGCGACAAGCCCCTTGTCGTGCGGCTGCCCGACGGCGCGGCCGAAGCCCAATACGTGGCGGAGGCCATCGAGGAGCACGTGCGAAATGGGGGAAGGTACGAGGACTGCGCGGTGCTGTATCGGGCCAATGCGCAGTCGCGCGTCGTAGAGGAAAAGTTGCTTGAGCGCGCGATTCCCTACACCGTGGTGGGCGGGATGACCTTCTACGATCGGCGTGAGGTCAAAGACGTGCTGGCGTATCTGCGGGTCCTCGTCAATCCGCAGGACGAGATCTCGCTTCTTCGGATCATCAATCGTCCGAAGCGAGGGTTGGGCGACACGGCGGTGGACAGGCTGCTGGAATTCGCGCACGCCGAGGGCATGAGCTTGTACGAGGCGCTTGCGCGCGGCGAGGAGGCTGGGCTGTCTGAGCGCGCCGCAGAGGCCGCGCGCCAGTTTCACGCCTCGCTGCAGGAACTTGCGCTCTGGATGGAGGGCATGGCCGTCTCGGAGTTTTTGGCGGAAGTCTTGCACGCCACGCGCTACCGCGAGATGTACCTTGAGTCGGGAAAGAAGGAGGACCTCGCCCGCGTCGAGAACATCGATGAGCTGTTCAGCGTGACGAGATCGTTTGACGAGCGCCGGGGCGGGACGGTGGCGGAGTTCCTCGCGGAGGTGAGCCTGCTCTCGGATATCGACAAGGAGCGCCATCGCGGCAAAGGATCCGTCAGGTTGATGACGCTCCACGCGAGTAAGGGGCTTGAGTTTCCTGTGGTGTTCCTCGTGGGCATGGAGGAGGGGCTTTTTCCCCACGCGCGGTCGCTCGACGATCCGATGCGCATCGAGGAGGAGCGCAACCTCTGCTACGTGGGCCTGACGCGCGCCATGGACAGGCTCGTGCTCACGCATGCCGCCTGGCGCACGCTGTACGGCCAGACGGTGGCGCGCGAGCCGTCGCGATTCCTCGCCGAGATCCGCGAAGATCTCGTCGTGCATGTCGATCTCGCCGAGGCCCTGGAGCCGGAGGTTCTGCGTCCCGGCGATCGCGTGGTGCATCCGCAACATGGGCAGGGCATTGTGCTTTCCATCGAGTCGCACGCCGGAGAGGAACGCGTGCAAGTGATGTTCCATCCATCCATAGGGATGAAATGGGTGTCGAAGAAAGGATTACGGACGGACGGCGCCGTCGTGGTACAATGA
- a CDS encoding tetraprenyl-beta-curcumene synthase family protein encodes MPNGSKLTHSQFLYRLFRRVMPLVRAELARWRARAEAIPDELLREQALASLRDKQFHADGGAVYAAANPKHMPNLVQAIVSLQTISDYLDNLCDRAGICDPVAFQLLHRSLQDAVHPGTPPSDYYRHYAYREDGGYLESLVRTCQQALEQLPHYRAVESQVDWYARRYSELQEHKHAPVEEREHRLLNWSRQHLAGYPGVAWHEWAAATGSTLGMFALFLAATEPITPADVQKLHHQYFPYICGLHILLDYWIDALEDEARGDFNFVACYRDPARAWERIEQFAAEGVERTEDIPGGIIHRYVVHGLMGMYLSDPKTRSAAHLAASRRRIYRFGVTPILFYYATHLYRRMA; translated from the coding sequence ATGCCAAACGGCTCCAAACTCACCCATAGCCAATTTCTCTACAGGCTGTTTCGCCGCGTGATGCCGCTCGTGCGCGCCGAGCTCGCCAGATGGCGCGCGCGAGCGGAGGCCATCCCGGACGAACTCCTGCGCGAACAGGCGCTCGCCAGCCTGCGAGATAAGCAGTTCCACGCCGACGGAGGGGCCGTCTACGCGGCCGCGAACCCGAAACATATGCCCAACCTCGTCCAGGCCATCGTGTCGCTCCAGACCATCAGCGACTACCTGGACAACCTGTGCGATCGCGCCGGCATCTGCGATCCCGTCGCCTTTCAGCTCCTTCATCGGAGCCTTCAGGACGCCGTCCATCCCGGCACACCCCCTTCGGACTACTATCGACATTACGCCTACCGGGAGGACGGCGGATATCTCGAATCGCTCGTCCGAACCTGCCAGCAAGCGTTGGAACAGCTCCCGCATTACCGCGCGGTGGAATCTCAGGTGGACTGGTATGCCCGGCGGTACAGCGAGCTGCAGGAGCATAAGCACGCCCCGGTCGAAGAACGCGAACACCGGCTCCTGAACTGGTCCCGGCAGCATCTCGCCGGGTACCCAGGCGTCGCCTGGCACGAGTGGGCGGCCGCCACCGGATCGACCCTGGGCATGTTTGCCCTGTTTCTGGCCGCCACCGAACCCATCACGCCGGCCGACGTACAAAAACTCCACCATCAATATTTCCCTTACATCTGCGGCCTGCACATCCTGCTCGACTACTGGATCGACGCCCTCGAGGACGAGGCGCGCGGGGACTTCAACTTTGTCGCCTGTTACCGGGATCCGGCGCGTGCCTGGGAGCGGATCGAGCAATTCGCCGCCGAAGGCGTAGAGCGAACCGAGGACATCCCGGGCGGCATCATTCACCGGTATGTCGTCCACGGGCTCATGGGCATGTATCTTTCGGATCCCAAGACGCGATCCGCCGCGCACCTTGCCGCCTCGCGCCGGCGGATCTATCGCTTCGGCGTGACCCCGATTCTCTTCTATTACGCGACGCACCTATATCGGCGCATGGCGTAG
- a CDS encoding peptidylprolyl isomerase, translating into MKRRTMLAGVSFAALLSLTGCGTAANNTTSGSTSNETVTNALNSASNEGNQTLDTANPPYLHTSTEQWTSMPKMFINPNKTYDAIVHTNYGTFTIELFAKDAPVTVNNFVFLAEHNFYHDCTFFRIVKNFVIQTGDPRNDGTGGPGYTIPDELSHQVPFTKGIVAMANTGQPHTGGSQFFICTANDTQVFQPPNNRYTEFGRVISGMDVIDKIAAIPVTTNPITQEDSYPLKTAYIESIQIQES; encoded by the coding sequence ATGAAACGTCGAACCATGCTCGCGGGCGTGTCGTTCGCGGCTTTGCTCTCGTTGACGGGCTGCGGCACGGCCGCCAACAACACGACTTCTGGAAGCACGTCGAATGAAACCGTCACGAACGCCCTAAATTCTGCGTCGAACGAGGGCAATCAGACGCTCGACACGGCGAATCCGCCGTATCTGCACACGTCGACTGAACAGTGGACGAGCATGCCCAAGATGTTCATCAACCCGAACAAGACGTATGACGCCATTGTGCACACCAATTACGGGACGTTCACCATCGAGCTGTTTGCCAAGGACGCGCCCGTCACCGTCAACAACTTCGTGTTCCTGGCGGAGCACAACTTCTATCACGACTGCACGTTTTTCCGCATCGTGAAAAACTTCGTCATCCAGACGGGCGATCCGCGCAACGACGGCACGGGCGGCCCAGGCTACACCATCCCCGACGAACTGAGCCACCAGGTGCCGTTTACCAAGGGCATCGTGGCCATGGCCAACACGGGCCAGCCGCACACGGGCGGCAGCCAGTTTTTCATCTGCACGGCGAATGACACGCAGGTGTTTCAGCCGCCCAACAACCGGTACACGGAATTCGGGCGCGTCATCTCGGGGATGGACGTGATCGACAAGATCGCCGCCATTCCGGTGACCACGAATCCCATCACGCAGGAGGACAGCTATCCGCTCAAGACTGCGTACATCGAATCCATTCAAATTCAAGAGTCGTGA
- a CDS encoding RluA family pseudouridine synthase: MDVRVNPGGISISLPKPPRPMPWVEALSQALHVPQSHVRHLLRQGAVRVRGSAPGHLEMWDRPTQVWIDEKLHPVDVAPATLPPVQVFYNDSSLLVVDKPANLLVHSDGSGAPTLDACVQRFLNEEGAGRAYHVHRLDRGTTGCVLYAKHGLMLRAMDAELAAGRVRRTYLAVACGARIRPGVVSAPIGRDRHVSGRYRVSRTGKAAHTHVDVLDEAIQGGVRWTLVRLRLETGRRHQIRVHLSAMGAPVVGDTLYGGAPHPALPPGQLALHAARLQFCHPYTGEDVEVHAPLPPAWEALVAAVGLSLDCLKRE; this comes from the coding sequence ATGGACGTGCGTGTGAACCCAGGGGGAATTTCGATCTCCCTGCCGAAGCCCCCTCGGCCGATGCCTTGGGTGGAGGCGCTCTCCCAGGCGCTGCATGTCCCGCAGTCGCACGTTCGGCATCTGCTTCGGCAGGGGGCCGTTCGCGTGCGGGGCAGCGCACCGGGCCATCTCGAGATGTGGGATCGACCCACGCAGGTGTGGATCGACGAAAAGCTACATCCTGTCGACGTGGCGCCCGCCACGCTGCCGCCGGTTCAAGTATTCTACAATGATTCCAGTCTTTTAGTCGTGGACAAGCCTGCGAATTTGCTCGTCCACAGCGACGGAAGCGGCGCGCCGACGCTCGACGCGTGCGTGCAGCGATTCCTGAACGAGGAAGGGGCGGGACGCGCGTATCACGTGCACCGGCTGGACCGCGGCACCACGGGTTGCGTGCTCTACGCGAAGCATGGACTCATGCTTCGCGCGATGGACGCGGAGCTTGCCGCCGGGCGGGTGCGGCGCACCTATCTCGCCGTCGCGTGCGGGGCTCGCATTCGACCAGGGGTGGTGTCCGCGCCCATTGGACGAGATCGCCACGTGTCGGGCCGATACCGCGTGTCGCGGACGGGCAAGGCAGCGCACACCCATGTGGACGTGTTGGACGAGGCCATTCAGGGCGGCGTGCGGTGGACGCTCGTCAGGCTTCGCCTGGAGACGGGGCGCAGACATCAGATCCGCGTTCACCTGTCGGCGATGGGAGCGCCCGTAGTCGGCGATACACTGTACGGCGGGGCGCCGCATCCGGCGCTTCCGCCAGGCCAACTCGCGTTGCACGCCGCGCGGCTCCAATTTTGCCACCCCTATACGGGGGAGGACGTCGAGGTGCACGCTCCCCTGCCGCCGGCATGGGAGGCGCTCGTCGCCGCCGTGGGCCTTTCGCTCGACTGCCTCAAAAGGGAGTGA
- a CDS encoding DJ-1/PfpI family protein: MRAVFVALPWSRLGDVALVLEGLRRLNRRARVITLDGRPCQTAEGLVIQADGGVEEPVPPDAGLCVIPGGLYEADSWGDLRLHRYLRRFSTTGGYFAASGQGLLCLASAGILGGLRFTAPVSVVQAHEPLFRHAIFEPGPVVMDGNVISSDGSDAQSFLRAVFDRLNVRS, encoded by the coding sequence ATGAGAGCTGTATTTGTCGCACTTCCATGGTCTCGCCTGGGCGACGTAGCGCTGGTTCTCGAAGGGCTTCGCCGGTTGAATCGCCGCGCCCGCGTCATCACGCTCGACGGGCGCCCTTGCCAGACGGCGGAGGGACTCGTCATCCAGGCGGACGGTGGCGTCGAGGAACCCGTGCCGCCGGACGCCGGCCTTTGCGTGATCCCAGGCGGCCTATACGAAGCCGACAGCTGGGGCGATCTGCGCCTGCACCGCTACCTGCGCCGCTTTTCAACGACGGGCGGTTACTTCGCCGCTTCCGGCCAAGGACTGTTGTGCCTCGCTTCGGCAGGGATCCTGGGCGGACTGCGCTTCACGGCGCCCGTGAGCGTCGTGCAAGCGCACGAGCCCCTCTTCCGCCATGCCATCTTCGAACCCGGCCCCGTCGTGATGGACGGAAACGTCATCTCTTCGGACGGCTCGGACGCCCAGTCGTTCCTTCGGGCGGTGTTTGACCGCCTCAACGTGCGCTCATAG
- a CDS encoding NifU family protein → MMSDVTSTEARIREAIESIREAIQQDGGDVEFVSYDDLSKTVYVSLQGACVGCPASVMTLKMGIERAVKKVAPDVEYVEAV, encoded by the coding sequence ATGATGAGCGACGTGACCTCCACAGAAGCGCGCATTCGCGAAGCGATTGAGTCCATTCGCGAAGCCATCCAGCAGGATGGCGGCGATGTGGAATTTGTGTCGTACGACGACTTGTCGAAGACCGTCTACGTCTCGCTTCAGGGCGCCTGCGTGGGTTGCCCGGCGAGCGTCATGACGTTGAAGATGGGGATTGAGCGCGCGGTCAAGAAGGTAGCGCCGGATGTGGAATACGTCGAAGCCGTCTGA
- a CDS encoding YihY/virulence factor BrkB family protein, which yields MRTRFQQAQAFARRLGANCLAHDITSLAAQISFYAMFSLLPLLVLVMYGASLVVPHRIIVEMVLGALRPYYPDLQNANQMLENSLNKLSDIGARAGFVSFLSLAWSATSALIAVQQALDRIFEVGVPRSFLARRAIAALFLVALVIVAVVSALAMAIYPWVVHHIPAGTWLVTAFTRFSGVTRVLYPLSLFVTCFVVYRYLPSRRVNLNCTILGALAATVLLDLARLLFVVYAAHAVTYHAVYGGLTVVILLIFWMYIALIILLLSAEIAWLLEQAGGDPGGAEP from the coding sequence GTGCGAACCCGCTTTCAACAGGCCCAGGCATTCGCGCGCCGGCTCGGCGCGAATTGCTTGGCGCACGATATCACGTCGCTCGCCGCCCAGATTTCGTTCTATGCGATGTTCTCGCTTCTTCCGCTCCTCGTTCTCGTGATGTACGGGGCGAGCCTCGTGGTACCGCATCGCATCATTGTAGAGATGGTGCTCGGCGCGCTCAGGCCCTACTATCCTGACCTGCAAAACGCGAATCAGATGCTGGAGAATAGTCTCAACAAGCTGAGCGACATCGGCGCCCGCGCTGGTTTCGTGAGCTTCCTTTCCTTGGCGTGGTCCGCCACCAGCGCGCTCATCGCGGTCCAGCAGGCGCTCGACCGCATCTTCGAGGTGGGCGTACCGCGGTCATTCCTGGCCCGCCGCGCCATCGCAGCGCTCTTCCTCGTGGCGCTGGTCATCGTGGCCGTGGTGTCCGCGCTTGCGATGGCCATCTACCCGTGGGTCGTGCATCACATTCCGGCGGGCACGTGGCTCGTGACCGCGTTCACCCGTTTTTCGGGCGTCACACGCGTGCTCTACCCCTTGTCGCTCTTTGTCACCTGCTTCGTCGTGTACCGGTACCTCCCGTCGAGGCGGGTCAACCTCAACTGCACCATCCTGGGAGCACTGGCCGCCACGGTCCTGCTCGATCTCGCGAGGTTGCTCTTCGTCGTGTACGCGGCGCACGCCGTGACCTATCACGCGGTGTACGGCGGGTTGACGGTGGTGATTCTGCTTATCTTCTGGATGTACATTGCGCTCATCATTCTGCTGTTGAGTGCCGAGATTGCGTGGCTGCTCGAGCAGGCGGGGGGAGATCCGGGAGGTGCTGAGCCATGA
- a CDS encoding GNAT family N-acetyltransferase: MPNRNRPRRAGPKRSRARSNAHARGRRNPAHPPGTEEVRYRPRRPEDDDWIVQLARRELGDVHEQAFGEPFPEAELRQYLQSGMPTVVIERNGRPVGFYSYLPSAEGKVHVSALVIDSKFQRKGIGRRAMENLEAEAKRMGAHTLEVFIQDVNPKSLAFAKQLGFREVARMEPRTLVLWKVISSGPVLPPVAMPF; encoded by the coding sequence ATGCCGAATCGAAACCGCCCCCGCCGCGCGGGCCCCAAGCGTTCGCGCGCGCGTTCCAACGCACACGCCCGAGGGCGCCGGAACCCGGCTCATCCGCCTGGCACCGAAGAGGTTCGTTATCGCCCTCGCCGTCCCGAAGACGACGACTGGATTGTGCAACTCGCCCGCCGGGAATTGGGCGACGTGCACGAGCAGGCGTTTGGTGAGCCCTTTCCCGAGGCGGAGTTGCGCCAGTACCTTCAGTCGGGCATGCCGACGGTCGTGATCGAACGAAACGGGAGGCCCGTGGGATTCTATTCGTACCTGCCCAGTGCGGAAGGGAAAGTGCATGTGAGTGCGCTGGTGATTGACTCGAAGTTTCAGCGCAAGGGCATCGGCCGAAGGGCGATGGAGAACCTGGAGGCCGAGGCCAAGCGCATGGGGGCGCACACGCTCGAGGTGTTTATCCAGGACGTGAATCCGAAGAGCCTCGCGTTCGCCAAGCAGCTGGGCTTCCGCGAAGTGGCGCGCATGGAGCCGAGGACTCTCGTCTTGTGGAAAGTCATCTCTTCGGGACCCGTCCTTCCGCCTGTGGCCATGCCGTTCTGA
- a CDS encoding dynamin family protein — translation MSSVSTTAPRFAQRFLEVADWLEAKGASRYADRIRSILADSEAVTTYTAAFCGLFSAGKSSLVGALAGKRLRTGANPTTAEVEAVEVEVEGGTLRLLDTPGIDSTDERHREATMNALYQADLVAIVTDYQHVEADANLELLQMFTASDKPLLLIVHQVDKHLEAELPFEAFAESVRELAADYGVDASRVFFTAVRPSAHSQLDELRVFLVATAEAALGTDGEPMIRRLIEVAREGVSACYEFEWEKRTKAVEEVLGRAPQTLDEAREWLWDAKRRAEALAQEEAEQRQRLKALVETLRDGWLRAVDLAQIAPYDTAEKGRRYVDSLRADFKVGMFRSAKKTEAEREARLLAFVDDLAEKVENFLTRPLSAEMAQQIREVGLQAAAEERLIERCQGLRVPVDAAYVQACVKPGSLVSAEYGHQFIRDVQDRVRRDMRAQVQEIAEALAAAVEERMQTEEQRRAPERDAAERSCQVLRSYVELGEEYESALAAVTQGEVPRGE, via the coding sequence ATGTCGAGTGTGAGCACGACCGCGCCCCGCTTCGCGCAGCGGTTCCTTGAGGTGGCCGATTGGCTCGAGGCGAAGGGCGCGTCTCGATATGCGGACCGCATCCGCAGCATCCTGGCGGACAGCGAGGCCGTCACCACCTACACGGCAGCCTTCTGCGGGCTGTTTTCCGCGGGAAAATCAAGCCTCGTCGGCGCGCTGGCAGGCAAGCGCCTGAGGACCGGCGCCAATCCGACCACGGCTGAGGTGGAGGCCGTCGAGGTGGAAGTCGAAGGCGGCACGCTGCGGCTGCTTGACACGCCGGGCATCGATTCGACGGACGAGCGGCACCGAGAAGCCACCATGAATGCGCTGTATCAGGCTGATCTCGTCGCGATCGTGACCGACTACCAACACGTCGAGGCCGACGCGAATCTCGAGTTGCTCCAGATGTTCACCGCGAGCGACAAGCCACTCCTTTTGATCGTGCACCAGGTCGACAAGCACCTCGAGGCGGAACTGCCATTTGAAGCGTTCGCCGAGAGCGTGCGCGAGCTCGCCGCTGACTACGGTGTGGATGCGTCGCGGGTGTTTTTCACGGCCGTTAGGCCTTCGGCGCACAGCCAACTGGACGAGCTGCGTGTGTTTCTCGTCGCAACCGCCGAAGCCGCGCTCGGCACGGATGGCGAGCCGATGATCCGCAGGCTGATCGAGGTGGCCCGGGAGGGTGTGAGCGCCTGTTACGAGTTCGAATGGGAAAAGCGGACGAAGGCCGTCGAGGAGGTCCTTGGTCGCGCGCCGCAGACCCTGGACGAGGCCCGCGAGTGGCTTTGGGACGCCAAGCGCCGCGCCGAGGCGCTTGCGCAGGAGGAAGCGGAGCAGAGACAGCGCCTGAAGGCGCTCGTTGAAACGCTGAGAGACGGCTGGCTCCGGGCGGTCGATCTCGCCCAAATCGCGCCCTACGACACGGCGGAAAAGGGGCGGCGGTACGTCGACAGCCTGCGCGCCGACTTTAAAGTGGGCATGTTTCGATCTGCGAAGAAAACCGAGGCGGAGCGCGAAGCCAGGTTGCTGGCGTTTGTGGACGATCTCGCCGAGAAGGTGGAGAACTTCCTCACGCGACCGCTCTCCGCCGAGATGGCCCAGCAGATCCGCGAGGTGGGCCTGCAGGCGGCCGCAGAAGAGCGGCTCATCGAGCGGTGTCAGGGACTCCGCGTACCTGTCGACGCGGCGTACGTTCAGGCGTGCGTGAAGCCGGGATCGCTCGTCTCCGCGGAGTACGGGCATCAGTTCATCCGGGATGTGCAGGACCGGGTGCGCCGCGACATGCGAGCTCAGGTTCAAGAGATTGCGGAGGCGCTTGCGGCAGCGGTCGAGGAGCGAATGCAGACGGAAGAGCAGAGGCGGGCCCCCGAGCGGGACGCCGCCGAACGCTCGTGTCAGGTGCTGCGAAGCTACGTGGAGCTTGGGGAAGAGTACGAGAGCGCGCTCGCAGCGGTGACGCAAGGGGAGGTGCCGCGCGGTGAGTGA